The Balaenoptera ricei isolate mBalRic1 chromosome X, mBalRic1.hap2, whole genome shotgun sequence region ttggctgtgttgggtcttcgtttctgtgcgagggctttctctagttgcggcaagcgggggccactcttcatcgcggtgcgcgggcctctcaccatcgcggcctcccttgttgcggagcacaggctccagacgcgcaggctcagtagttgtggctcacgggcccagtggctccgcggcatgtgggatcttcccagaccagggctcgaacccgtgtcccctgcattggcaggcagactctcaaccactgcgccaccagggaagccctgaatggtGTTTCTTGAGTTTTCCTTCCTGAAAAGCAAATCTGTCCATCGGGTACGAAAAAGCAGTAGCTGGAGTCCGTGGCCAGCCTGGCAGCACTATCTTATGTCAGCACCCCTGGGAACACTAAAGCTACTTTTGATGGTAAAGGGGTAGGTAGGAAGGAGGTGGGACTGTGGACATGACACCAAGCTTAGAGGGCCTTATGGAGACTAGGCAACGGCTGTGCCTTTCCATAAGGGAGAGGTATTGGTGGTGTCAGTGTCATGATATGAACCCCTGCTGGCCAATGCACCCCAAGACAGAGCAAGATTCAGGGATCTGTGAGCCCCCCGCCCCCGTCATGTCAAAAGGGACACAGTGCATTGTGTCACCTCCTGTAACAACTGTGTCAGGTTGGCCAGGATGGTATCCTAGGGGACCGTTGTACTTTCTCCTGGCCACAAAGCAGTCCTAGAATATCATCACCACTGTCATAGGCAACAACTTCAGCAAGATGGCACCAGCCACCTCTTTTACCTGTCCCCTGTTACATTTGGTAAATCAGGTTTTCTGCTTTCACAGAATACTCTCTCACATGATTTCTGACCACAGTCCCAGcttttttcctccaagagtttggTCACAAGTTTCAAGGCCAACCGAGTTTGCTTTCCTGTCTGTAGTCCAATAGACAAAGAACCCATAAGAACCATGCCCCTGAAGATGATCTGACTATGTTGCTACTCAATTCATGTTTAATATCTCGCTGAACTCATTGTCCTGCGACACCCTACTTCCTACCGATTGTGGCTTCTAGACTGTCTGCATGAGCTGGACTCTGTTATTTTTTTGAGATGTACCTTGTCTGATATTACATTTATTATACATGTTGCAGATATGCTTGACCATAAtgtgtattatataattattggTTTCAGGGTTCAGGATTTATCCATTAAATCAGGTTTGTTCACGTGTTGCTCAAAACTTCTAAATTCTTATTAAGCTGTTGGCTGTTTGAGCTGTCAGTTGCTGAGAGACATGTTAAAATGTACCACTCTTTTAACGgatgtgtctatttctgcttgtaattctttcaatttttgctttatgtattttgaagctatgtTACTCCAAGGTTTCTGGGACAAGCTCGAATCCGGGAAGGCATCCTGAGGTCACTGTTGCACTCCCTCCTGACCATAGAACACACCCTGTGGATATGATCACTTGAGAGGTCATCTCTAATATCCTGTTTTCACATGAAACAGCCTCATAAGATGACAGGGGTCAACCCCTGTAGGTATCATGACCCACACCTGTCACAGCAAACACTTTTATTACCcagattttatatattcatagTAGAAGAACTTACACGGTTTCTGACCATAGCCCTATTTTCCCTCCCAGATTTTAATGACCAGTTTCAAGGTCCTTCAAGTTTGCCTTCCCCGTATAGTCTGACAGCCACCAAGACCATGTGATCCATATTTTCAGGGAGTGTCTACACAGCTTCACCACCTGCAAATAGCAGCACTCACCCAACTGCCTTGCCACTGACAAACTTATATTCAATAATGTGAGATGCCTTCCTCTACCCCATGACACCCTAGCTCCAGCAATTATAGCTTTCATCTTCTCCACACCCCTGTTATCCCTGGCATTACAGACACCTCAGCACCTTAGTCAGGATTGGTGATGCCTTTGGCTCCACCCATGGCATGTCTACATCACCTGCCTTAGAAGGAAGCTGAAGGTCAACTCAGTGGTGCCCTTCCAGAAAAGAGAGGGAATCATCCCAGTGGGCTTCCATCTCCAGTTTTCTTACCCCACACCAAAAGGCCTTTCTTTCCTCGATATAGTTCTTGAAGTCCACCACCTCTCCCCTTTTATGTACCGCCTTTTGTTCCTGGCACAttcctctttctcttattttaacaTCCAGCTACTTTGAGTCCATCTGAAACAATAGGTATGGGCACAAAGGCCAGTGCTTTTTCTGATACCTCTGCCTGGGCTGGTTCCTTTGCCCGGCAGTGAGAAAGGCTCTGGGTGACAGTTTTATCTCCTGCTCTTTGGGGGTACAGAAGCAGTTGGCTTTTCGAGTCCTGTGAGGACCCAATTCTTGGTCTCTGCAAGTATCTAAGGCTGTGAGTACTTGAATGGTGAGAAgttcccttatttaaaaaaaaaaaaaaaagtcctaacaAACAAACCATGCACATACTATACatcttaatagatttttttttaacttagaggCAATGAATCTGCCCAAAATATTAGATAAAGCAAATTACCTAAGTGCTTCCTCAGGTAAAAGGTTACTTGTGTTTTTTGGTATTCTATCCATATGCACTTGTTATGCATTGATTTGGCCATCATTTGGGGCTACCCCTCCGTTTTCCTGTTGTCTATTGACCTCCTGGTCAGGCCTCCACATTCACTAACGTTTAGCATCCATCTGGATGACCCATCTTACATTCAGACCGCTGGGTTACATACAGAGCGCTATCCCTGAAGGATCATGTCCTCTAGTTTGACCTGGTCCCTGAAAACTTCCATCCATCTCCTTGTCAGActgcttctccctctcctctgagCTGCTATGCAGGACTTCTCAAATCATTCTTCTCAAGACAAGACTTTAACACATTCCCTCTTGCGCTCAGCTGCCCTCTCGTgcttcatagagaaaacagaaagcatttgGTGGGAACACCTCAATTTCCTGCTTATGCTGCCTCTCTTCATTCCGTTTCTCTGGAGATACACCTAGCTCACCCTGCAGGACCGTCTTTTGTATAAGGCCAAGTCCCCAGTACACTTAATCCTCTTTAAACCTGAcatcataatttaaaaagtccctgaggttcctcaaaaaattaaggatATAATTACcacataatccagcaatcccacttctgggtatagctccaaaagtattgaaagcagggtcttgaagtgatatttgcacacccacatCCATAGCgacattattcacaagagccgtAAGGTGGAGGCAACCCAGGTGTTCgttgacggatgaatggataaataaaatgtgttgtatacatacagtggaatattattcagccttaaaaaggagggaaatacTGTCACATGGCAACaccatggatgagccttgaggacattatactaagtgaaataagccagtcacaaaaagacaaatactatatgattccacctatatgaggtACCCAAAGTAGTCAAagccataaaaacagaaagtggTACGGTGGTGGCCAAGGGCTAGGggatggggaaaatggggagttgttgtttaaggGGTGTAGAGTCTCAGTTTTGCAAGACGAAAAAGTGCTGGAGATCCGTTGCACAGCAACGTGGatatacttaacactattgaactgtacacttaaaaatggttaagatggtacattttcATGTTCTGTGTCTTTTAACCAGAATTTTAGAAGGCCCCTGGACCTCATGTCTCTTTCTAGCTGCAACTCTTTGGAAGAACGTTGTATGGTCATTGTCATCTCTTCTTTAACTCCCACTCCCTTCTCAACCCACTGCCCTCTGACTTCTGCCTTCACCACTCCACTGAAATTGCTCTTGCTAAGGTTTTCAAGGACCTCTCCAAGTTTCTGGGCTGAGGGTACTCAACCCAGGGTATTGGACACCGTTTACCACTTCTTTCTGGAAGTTCTCTTATCGTTGGCTTCTGTGAGACTCTCCCTTGGTCCTTTGCTGATGTCTCACTgataactcctttttttttttttaagtcttcttttctttcttgctatCCTCTCTTCTTCCTAAATAGTTCTGTCCTTGGCCTGCTGCTCTTTGTGTCTTTATAGTTCTTCATAGTTTCACTGGGACAGCTCAATTAAACCTGAAGTATCCACTATCAGATTTATATCTCTGATTGGATCTCCCTCTGACTAGTCAACTCTATCTGAATGTCCCATAGGCTGTTCAAACTCAGCTCCTGAATTAAACTCATCATCCCTCCTCCTGTGTTCTCTAGCTCAATGGCGTTTATCCCCCAAACCTATTCTGAAACCTGGGAGTCATACTGGAATCCTAATTCTTCTTTATCCTCCATGTCCAATTAGTCAAAAAGCCCTATTGATTCCATTTCCCTTATTAATTCTCAACGTCCATCTCAACTGTCAGTGCCTCAGCTGAGGTTTTTAATCACCCAGTGCCTCCAAGTTAGTCTCTCTGCCTCCAATTTTGCCTTCCTCAAATTTATCTTCCAGAGGGTGCTTCAGTGACCTTCTTAAAACTTGAGTTTGATCATGAGGCTGGTCTACTTAAAGGCCTTCAGTAGCTTCCCATTGCTTCTAGGGTAAAGTCTCAACTCTCTAATATTCAGCATACAAAGCCCATCTGCTCCCCCAAAATCATGATTGATGACAGGCCCATGATTCAAGGTGACTAATTCTTGGGGAAGTTAGACACCAGTGGAAGAAGATGAAACCTTCACGGTAAACTTAGCATCTTACCAAAATAATTCTTTCTTGACCTACTATCTACTCCATTGCCTAGCTGCATGCCTGCTTGTAACTTAATCCGTGGTTGGGGTTATGGGAACTGTGTGTTGTGTCCCCGTCTGAATGCGCGTCCATGCACAAGTGGAGAATGTAAATTCGAATCTCTGCAGGGCACTCAGCGCAGTGGGGATGGGAAAGTTGCATTATTTTAACTCAGTCTTTTCCCATGTTCACCGCAGATATTACTGACTGTTCAACCACCTCCTGACCGTCAATCAGCCCAGAATATGCAACAAAGCCACACCTTCGCGCAAGGCGTATGAGGCGGGGCAAGGAAGTACTGCCTCCAGGCGAGGGAGGGTGCACGCAGGCGCAGCCGCAGTCGGATGAAAGCCACTCTTGCCGGCCGGCCGTTTTCAATGAACTGGGAACTGCAGAAGGAGCACGCAAAACGTCATTTCCGGAGAACTGGAGCCACGCCTTGTGGGCTGCAACATGGAGGCGACCGGTGGAAATGATGAGGTGGTGAGACGCTGCTCTGGGGTCGGGTGAGTGGGGAAGCCGAGCTGGGTCGAAACTCGATCTCTCCTTCcccatctctttttcctttcccaggtttcCGGGGAACTGGCGTCTGTGGCGCACGCTGTTTCTCTCCCAGCCGAGTCTTACGGCAACGATGTGAGTATGACTCACCCACAGTTTCCACGCACGCAGCTATCCTGGGATGTCTGCAGGGCCCGCCACGAAATTGTAACCCTCCTACCCAGATGGCTTCCGTAGACTCTTTCCACGTCTGCCAGAAAATGTGCCTTTCAATTAATTCTAATCCTTTTGGTCCTCAAACACAAGACTAACGCCAATGGGAGTAGTTCCCAAACTGTGCTGTACTTTAGAGTtacctgggaagcttttaaatATCTCGAAGTTCAGGTCGCAATCCATCCCAACTAAATCACAGTATCTGGGTGGTTAGAGTCaggaatcagtatttttaaaggtcCCCGGGTGACTGCATTGTGCAGTAAAGTTGCACTGGATTATGGTGTATCTGGTTTAGATCCTTAAGGAGAAAGTACATGATGTATTTTGAGTTATAAGACACACGGACATGAAAATAGTAATAACACTCAAATAATAATGTGATGTATGGTAGATTAGTGAATCAGGGCATAAGATCCAAAGGAGTTTAGCCAAAGAAGAAACCCCTAAGGACCCAGACAGTAAAGGAAGACTTTGCTGAGGAAGTGGATATGGAACCGGATCCTCAAAGTGTAAGTGGACAAAAGGTATGGATTGGCAGCCAGGAAAAGGGCATGGTCTAAGGCATGGAGgtaaaaatgcaattttttttctggtgtcaGTGAAATAGATCCATCTAGTTGGAGTGGGAGATTCCAGTGGAACAGGTACTTGGTAAGGCTTATTATAACCTAGCCTGCTTCACGATATTGATTCATTTCTAAGTGTTGTAGGATAGGGAATTGGCTATCTGATGAACACAAATGATGATTATGACATTGTACACTCTTAAAAGTGAAGAGTAATATTACTTCTGTTATCTTACTCTGTCCTCTCAACAACTCAGTGGTGTATGTGGGTATTTCAGTTTTACAATAATTTAACTCAGTCCTGAGAAGGTGATTTATCTACTGCTTTATGTAGTCTTCTACACTTTCACTAGCTGCTGGGAAAAGACAGCCAGTGGCTCATTTTGTTTATTAGACTGTGTAGGTAGCTTCTTTTGGTTgtcataaagacaaaagaattatTATATTGTCCGAACTTATtagtccagttttttttttaacatccagaATCTTTTATTGGTCACTTGTATGCCAGGTACCAgcatcaacaagaaaaaaaaaaggtgtttccACCTAAAAGAGCCCCTTATCTCTTCGTTTGCCCCTTCCTGTAGTGTTTCTCTCCCAACTCTGTAGATCTACAATCACAGATGAAAACAGCTACAACAAACACTCGATCAGGAGGCAAGAAAGCTATGGATAAATCTCTCCCAAGTACAGAAATATTAGTCAGCAATCACTATACCAATTGCTCAGAGCTTCACATACAGCCTCCCTTTAAGCCTaagattatcccattttacaggggaggagGCAACAAGTTCCAAGAGAATTCAACCTTAGTCCAGTTTTTAACCTTTGACAGTAACACCAAGCTTGGTAGCTCTCTTGAGCATTAACTAGACATCCACAGACTTCCTTAATTTGTTCTCTAGTAGCAAGATTGGGTGATTTCTGACCTGGCGTTCTTCACTCCTTTGCAGCCTGATATTGAGATGGCTTGGGCCATGAGAGCAATGCAGCATGCTGAAGTCTACTACAAAGTGAGTTGACTGTCTTCATTGTTAAGCAGAATTAAACATGTAATTTCAGCATATTGTGCTCTGCTAATCACCATTCTCAGCAAGTTAAACAGTTGTGTTTTGGAGATAATTTTTATTACTCTAAGGAGAACTGGGGCATGGAAGTCAATTTTGCTTTGACAGTGAGGAGTTGTGCCTCTCTGCCCAGTGTTGTGTTCCTAACCAGCAAAAGGATGCCTGGCCCAcagtaggcactaaataaatgtttgttgactgaatgaataatcCACAGAGGGTAATAGCCAGACATTAATAGGGCCAAAGGGGTTTGAATTGGTGGAAGGGACTGTAGTGTATTATGGCCCTTTAAAATTATGTCATGATTTCATCTGGGACCTAGGCTGTCTATATTTTCTAATGAACTTTTCTGCCCTGAGAACCATGAGGATTTTCTGGGGAAGAGGGGACAGAAATATAGTAAATTAGAGACTAGCATCTTTGTGTTGTCTTATTGTCTGGCAGCTGATTTCATCAGTTGACCCACAGTTCCTGAAACTCACCAAAGTGGATGACCAAATCTATTCTGAGTTTCGGGAAAATTTTAAGAAACTCAGGATAGATGTATTGGACCCAGAAGAGCTCAAATCAGAAGCAGCTAAAGAGGTAAGaattctctcttttaaatattGCCTAGCATCTGACCAATGATTGACTGTgaatacatttttatacatttaaacttttggggggtttgttttaaGGCAAATACCTAAAGCACCAGGGCTTTTATGTAGTTGTAATTAACTAATGTGTTACTAAATGAATGTTTTTCTGGTTTatggatttttcattttcattgaatctattttttttccctctttgatttGGACCTTTGATCCTTACCCACCTAGCTCTTTCAAGGGAGaaggaataaatttatttatgtgagTACGTTAGCCAGAAGGCTTAGATAGAGGGTTGGCAAATAGGGTACGGAGAGGTGTTTGGATTCTCTGTATTTAAGATCATATTATCACAGGCCGTGGATAATTGGAAAACTTGTGTTTTGCATTGCTTGCTTGATTACCTTATACTTTTACAGAGCACTAAAACTCTTATAGTtaggaaatttttttccttgaggGTAGACTCTCGGCTTATGAGAAATGTAAACTTTTAACTCTAAGCAGGCTGTTACTGATCTTTGGAAAATTGCCTCTATTGGATGgacttctttcttaaaatttaactttgtgactttgggccaaATTCCTGCCTTCTTTGTCTCATTTGTGCTTCAGTGGGGATGAATAACCATTTTGGGCTGAACTAGCCAATAACTTAAAACAGAGAATAtacttaagaaattaaaatttaattctctAGTCAAGGATTTAAGTATTTTATCAGATTAAAATATTGTTCATGTTGGGAAATACCAGCCTAAAGATACCAAAGATAACGCAGAAACTCATTGCTAGTGAAACTAGCAATCAGCTCAATTCTAGTCTCTTTCACTGTGGTTATTTTCCTTACTGGGGAAATGGAAGCCCCTCTCCTGGCCTGACTTCACCAGCCTCCTGCATTTTTTAGCTAAGATACCTTTTTTGCCTTTACAGAAGTGGAGACCATTCTGTTTGAAGTTTGATGGGATTGTAGAAGACTTCAACTATGGTACTTTGCTGCGACTGAACTGTTCTCAGGGCTACACTGAGGAAAACACCATCTTTGGTGAGTTTCTTGCCTCTGGGATTGTTTCTGTATAAGGAGAGTGAGGGATCTGGTTTTACTGATGAATCAATGACATGAATAGTTAGTTTGGGAATCATTTTATTTGTTGTATCTGTAAAGATCATGTTACTGTATCTTGAGTAACTGTGAGGTAAGATAAGTATTTTCAGCATCATTTAGTATAGGATTAGAATTAGAATTCACATCTCTGAATCTTATGACTATACTTGAATGCTTTGCATGTTAGTTCAGCTTTGTCAATAGATTTCCAGTAGGTTTAGAGAAGTAACTGTGACTGGGACAATAATCAATTCTATTCACCTTTCAGCACCCAGGATACAATTTTTTGCCATTGAAATTGCTCGGAACAGGGAAGGTTATAACAAAGCAGTTTACACTAGTGTTCAggacaaagaagaagagaaaggagccaACAATGGAGAAGACAAAGGAGCCAACAatggaggagaagaagagaaaggagccaacagagaaggagaaaaggagaaaaccaacaaaggaggagaaaaagagaaagaagcctaCAAAGAAGTCAACAAAAGTGGTGAAACAGCTATGTAAGGTAGACAGGGAACAGCACTCTAGAAGCTGTGATTCAACTGAGCCTACAAGTACCATTATGCTACTTGCACAGGCCCCTGTGGTCAAATGTATCTCCTTGTTCACTGGAAGGACATGCAGAAGGACATCTTTCTGGCCTAATCATCAGGAGCTGCAATGGTTGTTCTCTTGTATGAACTGGCTTGAACACTATTAGTGGGGTCTTATAGTTGATGGTTTCTTGCTTCTCACCACCAGTCAAGTAagaaattttgtaaataaatttcttttggttCTTATGACTATATGTCTGTGATTGACTTTTAAAAGGTATTGAAAATTATTtgacacttgattttttttttaggtacatAATCTCTTTGTCATGTcttatataaaatgatttatGCCTATTTCTTAATGCTTCTCACTATTTCCTGTAGTGAAGTTCTCTCAAACCTGTAAAGTTGTACACAGTTTTGGATTAGAAGTCCTTACATAAGAATTGACTCTTGCCATTTGAGTGACTCTagctttctgattttatttgatatATCTCTCAAAAGATTTGATAAATACTCTATGGGGATAACAGCAGCAGCCTGAACCTGTCACACTAGTGAACACAGCCCAGTTCACATTAAAGGAGCAGGAGACTGAACCTGCTCAGTACCTGCTTCTCTGTTGTAACCAAGTTGTTACCTAaaatatagcagaaattaataaatataaagccTGGTAGAGTGGCTTTCCTTTTATAATGCTGTGGACAATAGCACACATTTATACATTAAtacaaaatgaacatatttctaaATGGGATTTTGTCAGACTCCAAAAATAGACCAACTGATTTTATATGGGTAGGGGGATGTTCCTTCTCATCTAATGACTTTTAAGAGTGCATGTTTTCAGTTATCTTTACAAATGTGTAGATTTGTGCATGTCCCCATAGACATACTGACTTTGTTTGCTA contains the following coding sequences:
- the PBDC1 gene encoding protein PBDC1 isoform X1 — translated: MEATGGNDEVVSGELASVAHAVSLPAESYGNDPDIEMAWAMRAMQHAEVYYKLISSVDPQFLKLTKVDDQIYSEFRENFKKLRIDVLDPEELKSEAAKEKWRPFCLKFDGIVEDFNYGTLLRLNCSQGYTEENTIFAPRIQFFAIEIARNREGYNKAVYTSVQDKEEEKGANNGEDKGANNGGEEEKGANREGEKEKTNKGGEKEKEAYKEVNKSGETAM
- the PBDC1 gene encoding protein PBDC1 isoform X2, translating into MEATGGNDEVSGELASVAHAVSLPAESYGNDPDIEMAWAMRAMQHAEVYYKLISSVDPQFLKLTKVDDQIYSEFRENFKKLRIDVLDPEELKSEAAKEKWRPFCLKFDGIVEDFNYGTLLRLNCSQGYTEENTIFAPRIQFFAIEIARNREGYNKAVYTSVQDKEEEKGANNGEDKGANNGGEEEKGANREGEKEKTNKGGEKEKEAYKEVNKSGETAM